One stretch of Miscanthus floridulus cultivar M001 chromosome 18, ASM1932011v1, whole genome shotgun sequence DNA includes these proteins:
- the LOC136520212 gene encoding uncharacterized protein: MDRILAMSLVGAGPGNVFGPGMSAGALESFGRDGGRAKAEGSSRGAGAAAGGTRSASAGNGGKSAADQRTAEKEASGVGGQEGRGAGVNETRYCSAVDGRFCFDAVVAPY, encoded by the coding sequence ATGGACAGGATCCTGGCCATGTCCCTCGTCGGCGCGGGGCCAGGCAACGTCTTCGGCCCGGGCATGAGCGCCGGCGCGCTGGAGAGCTTCGGCCGCGACGGGGGGCGCGCCAAGGCGGAGGGCAGCAGCAGGGGTGCAGGTGCAGCGGCGGGCGGCACGAGATCGGCGTCGGCGGGGAATGGCGGGAAGTCCGCCGCCGATCAGAGGACGGCCGAGAAGGAGGCGAGCGGTGTCGGTGGCCAGGAGGGGCGCGGCGCCGGCGTGAACGAGACGCGGTACTGCTCGGCGGTGGACGGGAGGTTCTGCTTCGACGCCGTCGTCGCTCCGTACTGA